A section of the Ictalurus punctatus breed USDA103 chromosome 8, Coco_2.0, whole genome shotgun sequence genome encodes:
- the cnot6b gene encoding CCR4-NOT transcription complex, subunit 6b codes for MPKEKYEPPDPRRMYTIMTSEEAASGKKSHWAELEISGKVRSLSSALWSLTHLTALHLSDNSLSRIPPDIAKLHNLVHLDLSSNKIRSLPAELGNMVSLRELLLNNNQLRVLPFELGKLFQLQTLGLKGNPLAQDLMSLYQEPDGTRRLLNYLLDNLAGAIKRISTEQPPSRSWIVLQEPERVRPAAVFSVMCYNVLCDKYATRQLYGYCPPWALNWEYRKKAIMQEILSCNADIISLQEVETEQYYNHFLVELKAQGYDGFFSPKSRARTMSESDRKHVDGCAIFYKTEKFSVVQKHTVEFNQLAMANSEGSEAMLNRVMTKDNIGVAVLLELRREMMEMTPGKSFHVLEKQLLLVANAHMHWDPEYSDVKLVQTMMFLSEVKNIVDKASRSLKLSSISGETNAIPLVLCADLNSLPDSGVVEFLSTGGVDCTHKDFKELRYSDSLTNFNCNGKNSSSNGRITHGFKLKSAYVNGLMPYTNYTLDFKGVIDYIFCSEPQLNVLGVLGPLEHDWLLENNVSGCPHPHIPSDHFSLFAQLELLLPQHAPINGVHLPARR; via the exons ATGCCCAAGGAGAAATATGAGCCGCCAGATCCCCGGCGGATGTACACGATAATGACCAGCGAAGAGGCAGCAAGTGGGAAAAAATCTCACTGGGCTGAGCTTGAGATAAGTG GTAAAGTGCGGAGTCTAAGCTCGGCCCTGTGGTCGCTCACACACCTCACCGCTTTGCACCTCAGTGACAACTCGCTGTCACGTATCCCCCCCGACATTGCCAAGCTACACAACCTAGTGCACCTGGACCTGTCGTCCAATAAGATCAGGAGCCTGCCAGCTGAGCTCGGCAACATGGTGTCTCTCAG GGAACTGCTTTTAAATAACAACCAGTTGCGGGTTCTACCTTTCGAATTGGGGAAATTGTTTCAGTTACAAACACTGGGGTTAAAAG GAAATCCACTCGCACAGGACCTCATGAGCCTCTACCAGGAACCAGATGGCACCCGCCGACTGCTGAACTACCTTTTGGACAATCTTGCCGGTGCTATTAAACGCA tatcAACTGAGCAACCGCCGTCCCGGTCGTGGATTGTACTGCAGGAGCCGGAGAGAGTCAGGCCTGCAG CCGTGTTCTCAGTAATGTGCTATAACGTACTGTGCGATAAGTACGCCACACGCCAGCTGTACGGCTACTGCCCTCCATGGGCTCTCAACTGGGAGTACAGGAAGAAGGCCATCATGCAGGAAATCCTCAGCTGCAATGCTGATATCATCAGCCTACAG GAAGTGGAGACAGAACAGTATTATAACCACTTCCTGGTGGAGCTGAAAGCGCAGGGATATGATGGATTCTTCAGTCCAAAGTCCCGAGCCAGAACCATGTCCGAGTCAGACAGGAAACACGTGGACGGATGTGCAATATTCTACAAGACCGAAAA GTTCAGTGTGGTGCAGAAGCACACGGTGGAGTTTAATCAGCTGGCCATGGCTAACTCAGAGGGCTCGGAGGCCATGTTGAATCGTGTAATGACCAAGGACAACATCGGGGTGGCGGTGCTGCTGGAGCTACGCAGGGAAATGATGGAGATGACAC CGGGCAAGTCTTTCCATGTCCTGGAGAAACAGCTCCTCCTGGTGGCCAATGCCCACATGCACTGGGACCCGGAGTACTCCGACGTGAAGCTGGTCCAGACCATGATGTTCCTTTCTGAGGTGAAGAACATCGTGGACAAAGCCTCACGCAGCCTCAAGCTCTCGTCCATATCTGGAGAAACCAACGCTATCCCTCTGGTGCTGTGTGCTGATCTCAACTCACTGCCTGACTCGG GTGTGGTGGAATTCCTGAGCACAGGCGGGGTGGACTGTACGCACAAAGACTTTAAAGAGCTGCGCTACAGCGACAGTCTGACCAACTTCAACTGCAATGGCAAGAACAGCTCGTCCAACGGCAGGATCACGCACGGCTTCAAGCTCAAGAGTGCCTACGTGAATGGGCTCATGCCTTACACCAACTACACCCTCGACTTCAAG GGTGTGATCGATTACATCTTCTGCTCTGAGCCTCAGCTGAACGTTTTGGGTGTCCTGGGACCTCTGGAGCACGACTGGCTCCTGGAGAACAACGTGAGTGGCTGCCCGCACCCCCACATCCCGTCGGACCACTTCTCCCTGTTTGCACAGCTGGAGCTGCTCCTGCCCCAGCATGCCCCCATCAACGGGGTGCACCTGCCTGCACGCAGGTAG